In Streptomyces durocortorensis, a genomic segment contains:
- the rplV gene encoding 50S ribosomal protein L22: MEARAQARYIRVTPMKARRVVDLIRGMDATEAQAVLRFAPQAASVPVGKVLDSAIANAAHNYDHTDASSLVISEAYVDEGPTLKRFRPRAQGRAYRIRKRTSHITVVVSSKEGTR, from the coding sequence ATGGAAGCCAGGGCCCAGGCGCGGTACATCCGCGTCACGCCCATGAAGGCCCGCCGCGTGGTGGACCTCATCCGTGGCATGGATGCCACGGAGGCTCAGGCGGTCCTGCGTTTCGCCCCGCAGGCCGCGAGCGTGCCGGTTGGCAAGGTGCTGGACAGCGCCATTGCCAACGCTGCACACAACTACGACCACACCGACGCCTCTTCGCTGGTCATCAGCGAGGCGTACGTGGACGAGGGTCCGACCCTGAAGCGGTTCCGTCCGCGTGCTCAGGGCCGGGCCTACCGGATCCGTAAGCGGACCAGCCACATCACCGTGGTCGTCAGCAGCAAGGAAGGAACCCGGTAA
- the rpsC gene encoding 30S ribosomal protein S3 — protein MGQKVNPHGFRLGITTDFKSRWYADKLYKDYVKEDVAIRRMMTKGMERAGISKVEIERTRDRVRVDIHTARPGIVIGRRGAEADRIRGELEKLTGKQVQLNILEVKNPEVDAQLVAQAVAEQLSSRVSFRRAMRKSMQSSMKAGAKGIKIQCGGRLGGAEMSRSEFYREGRVPLHTLRANVDYGFFEAKTTFGRIGVKVWIYKGDVKNIAEVRAENAAARAGNRPARGGADRPAGRGGRGGERGGRGRKPQQSAPAAEAPKADATAAAPAAESTGTEA, from the coding sequence ATGGGCCAGAAGGTAAACCCGCACGGGTTCCGGCTCGGCATCACCACGGACTTCAAGTCCCGCTGGTACGCCGACAAGCTGTACAAGGACTACGTCAAGGAAGACGTCGCCATTCGTCGCATGATGACGAAGGGCATGGAGCGGGCCGGCATCTCGAAGGTCGAGATCGAGCGCACCCGCGACCGCGTCCGCGTTGACATCCACACCGCCCGCCCGGGCATCGTCATCGGTCGCCGTGGCGCCGAGGCCGATCGCATCCGCGGCGAGCTGGAGAAGCTGACCGGCAAGCAGGTCCAGCTGAACATCCTTGAGGTCAAGAACCCCGAGGTGGACGCTCAGCTGGTGGCCCAGGCCGTCGCCGAGCAGCTCTCCTCCCGCGTCTCCTTCCGTCGTGCCATGCGTAAGAGCATGCAGAGCTCGATGAAGGCCGGCGCCAAGGGCATCAAGATCCAGTGCGGCGGTCGCCTCGGCGGCGCCGAGATGTCCCGCTCGGAGTTCTACCGCGAGGGCCGTGTGCCCCTGCACACGCTCCGCGCGAACGTCGACTACGGCTTCTTCGAGGCCAAGACGACCTTCGGCCGCATCGGCGTGAAGGTCTGGATCTACAAGGGCGACGTCAAGAACATCGCCGAGGTTCGCGCCGAGAACGCCGCGGCCCGCGCCGGCAACCGTCCGGCTCGTGGCGGCGCTGACCGCCCGGCCGGCCGCGGTGGCCGTGGTGGCGAGCGTGGCGGTCGCGGCCGTAAGCCGCAGCAGTCGGCTCCGGCAGCCGAGGCCCCCAAGGCCGACGCTACCGCCGCTGCTCCGGCTGCTGAGAGCACCGGAACGGAGGCCTGA
- the rplP gene encoding 50S ribosomal protein L16 — translation MLIPRRVKHRKQHHPKRSGMSKGGTQVAFGEYGIQALTPAYVTNRQIESARIAMTRHIKRGGKVWINIYPDRPLTKKPAETRMGSGKGSPEWWIANVKPGRVMFELSYPNEKIAREALTRAAHKLPMKCRIVRREAGES, via the coding sequence ATGCTGATCCCCCGTAGGGTCAAGCACCGCAAGCAGCACCACCCGAAGCGCAGCGGTATGTCCAAGGGTGGCACGCAGGTTGCGTTCGGCGAGTACGGCATCCAGGCGCTGACCCCGGCGTACGTGACGAACCGTCAGATCGAGTCCGCTCGTATCGCGATGACCCGTCACATCAAGCGTGGCGGCAAGGTCTGGATCAACATCTACCCGGACCGTCCCCTGACGAAGAAGCCTGCCGAGACCCGCATGGGTTCCGGTAAGGGTTCTCCCGAGTGGTGGATCGCGAACGTCAAGCCGGGTCGGGTGATGTTCGAGCTGTCCTACCCGAACGAGAAGATTGCTCGTGAGGCGCTTACCCGCGCTGCTCACAAGCTTCCGATGAAGTGCCGGATCGTTCGGCGCGAGGCAGGTGAGTCGTGA
- the rpmC gene encoding 50S ribosomal protein L29, with the protein MSAGTKASELRELGDEELLNKLREAKEELFNLRFQAATGQLENHGRLKSVRKDIARIYTLMRERELGIETVESA; encoded by the coding sequence ATGTCGGCCGGTACCAAGGCGTCCGAGCTGCGCGAGCTGGGCGACGAGGAGCTCCTCAACAAGCTCCGCGAAGCCAAGGAAGAGCTGTTCAACCTCCGCTTCCAGGCGGCGACGGGCCAGCTCGAGAACCACGGCCGGCTCAAGTCCGTCCGTAAGGACATCGCCCGGATCTACACCCTGATGCGCGAGCGCGAGCTGGGCATCGAGACGGTGGAGAGCGCCTGA
- the rpsQ gene encoding 30S ribosomal protein S17, with product MSEKTVTETSKIDRGFRKTREGLVVSDKMDKTVVVAVEDRVKHALYGKVIRRTNKLKAHDEQNSAGVGDRVLIMETRPLSASKRWRIVEILEKAK from the coding sequence ATGAGCGAGAAGACTGTGACTGAGACCAGCAAGATCGACCGCGGTTTCCGCAAGACCCGTGAGGGTCTGGTCGTCAGCGACAAGATGGACAAGACCGTCGTCGTCGCCGTCGAGGACCGTGTGAAGCACGCGCTGTACGGCAAGGTCATCCGCCGTACGAACAAGCTCAAGGCCCACGACGAGCAGAACTCCGCCGGCGTCGGCGACCGTGTCCTCATCATGGAGACGCGTCCGCTGTCCGCCTCGAAGCGCTGGCGCATCGTCGAGATCCTCGAGAAGGCCAAGTAA
- the rplN gene encoding 50S ribosomal protein L14, whose product MIQQESRLRVADNTGAKEILTIRVLGGSGRRYAGIGDVIVATVKDAIPGGNVKKGDVVKAVIVRTVKERRRQDGSYIRFDENAAVILKNDGDPRGTRIFGPVGRELREKKFMKIISLAPEVL is encoded by the coding sequence GTGATCCAGCAGGAGTCGCGACTGCGCGTCGCCGACAACACGGGTGCGAAGGAAATTCTCACCATTCGTGTTCTCGGTGGCTCGGGTCGCCGCTACGCGGGTATCGGTGACGTCATCGTTGCCACCGTCAAGGACGCGATCCCCGGTGGCAACGTGAAGAAGGGTGACGTCGTCAAGGCCGTCATCGTTCGCACCGTCAAGGAGCGTCGTCGTCAGGATGGCTCGTACATCCGCTTCGACGAGAACGCCGCCGTCATTCTGAAGAACGACGGCGACCCCCGCGGCACCCGCATCTTCGGCCCCGTGGGCCGAGAGCTGCGCGAGAAGAAGTTCATGAAGATCATCTCGCTCGCGCCGGAGGTGCTGTAA
- the rplX gene encoding 50S ribosomal protein L24, whose translation MKIKKGDLVQVITGKDKGKQGKVIVAYPAQDRVLVEGVNRVKKHTKAGQTARGSQTGGIVTTEAPIHVSNVQLVVEKDGNKVVTRVGYRFDDEGNKIRVAKRTGEDI comes from the coding sequence ATGAAGATCAAGAAGGGCGACCTGGTTCAGGTCATCACCGGTAAGGACAAGGGCAAGCAGGGCAAGGTCATCGTGGCCTACCCCGCTCAGGACCGCGTCCTCGTCGAGGGTGTCAACCGGGTCAAGAAGCACACCAAGGCCGGTCAGACGGCTCGCGGCTCGCAGACGGGTGGCATCGTCACCACCGAGGCCCCCATTCACGTCAGCAACGTGCAGCTGGTCGTGGAGAAGGACGGCAACAAGGTTGTCACCCGCGTCGGCTACCGCTTTGACGACGAGGGCAACAAGATCCGCGTTGCCAAGCGGACCGGTGAGGACATCTGA
- the rplE gene encoding 50S ribosomal protein L5, translating into MTATTAPRLKTRYREEIAGKLREEFSYENVMQVPGLVKIVVNMGVGDAARDSKLIDGAVRDLTTITGQKPAVTKARKSIAQFKLREGQPIGCHVTLRGDRMWEFLDRTLSLALPRIRDFRGLSPKQFDGRGNYTFGLTEQVMFHEIDQDKIDRVRGMDITVVTTATNDDEGRALLRHLGFPFKEN; encoded by the coding sequence ATGACTGCCACCACTGCGCCGCGTCTCAAGACGCGCTACCGCGAGGAAATCGCCGGCAAGCTGCGTGAGGAGTTCTCGTACGAGAACGTCATGCAGGTTCCCGGTCTGGTCAAGATCGTGGTCAACATGGGTGTGGGCGACGCCGCCCGCGACTCCAAGCTGATCGACGGGGCCGTCCGCGACCTCACCACGATCACCGGTCAGAAGCCGGCCGTCACCAAGGCCCGCAAGTCCATCGCGCAGTTCAAGCTGCGCGAGGGCCAGCCGATCGGCTGCCACGTCACCCTCCGCGGTGACCGGATGTGGGAGTTCCTGGACCGTACGCTGTCGCTCGCGCTGCCGCGTATCCGTGACTTCCGTGGTCTGTCGCCGAAGCAGTTCGACGGCCGTGGCAACTACACCTTCGGTCTCACGGAGCAGGTCATGTTCCACGAGATCGACCAGGACAAGATCGACCGGGTCCGGGGCATGGACATCACCGTGGTCACCACGGCGACCAACGACGACGAGGGTCGTGCCCTCCTTCGTCACCTCGGCTTCCCGTTCAAGGAGAACTGA
- a CDS encoding type Z 30S ribosomal protein S14, whose product MAKKALIAKAARKPKFGVRGYTRCQRCGRPHSVYRKFGLCRVCLREMAHRGELPGVTKSSW is encoded by the coding sequence GTGGCGAAGAAGGCTCTGATCGCTAAGGCCGCCCGTAAGCCGAAGTTCGGCGTTCGCGGGTACACCCGCTGCCAGCGCTGCGGCCGGCCCCACTCCGTCTACCGCAAGTTCGGCCTCTGCCGCGTGTGCCTTCGTGAGATGGCTCACCGTGGCGAGCTGCCGGGCGTGACCAAGAGCTCCTGGTAA
- the rpsH gene encoding 30S ribosomal protein S8: MTMTDPIADMLTRLRNANSAYHDSVVMPHSKIKSHIAEILQQEGFITGWKVEDAEVGKNLVLELKFGPNRERSIAGIKRISKPGLRVYAKSTNLPKVLGGLGVAIISTSHGLLTGQQAGKKGVGGEVLAYVW, from the coding sequence ATGACCATGACTGATCCCATCGCAGACATGCTCACGCGTCTGCGTAACGCGAACTCGGCGTACCACGACTCCGTCGTGATGCCGCACAGCAAGATCAAGTCGCACATCGCGGAGATCCTCCAGCAGGAGGGCTTCATCACCGGCTGGAAGGTCGAGGACGCCGAGGTCGGCAAGAACCTCGTCCTTGAGCTGAAGTTCGGCCCGAACCGCGAGCGCTCGATCGCCGGCATCAAGCGGATCTCGAAGCCGGGTCTGCGTGTTTACGCGAAGTCCACCAACCTGCCGAAGGTCCTCGGCGGCCTGGGCGTGGCGATCATCTCCACGTCCCACGGTCTCCTGACCGGCCAGCAGGCAGGCAAGAAGGGCGTAGGTGGGGAAGTCCTCGCCTACGTCTGGTAG
- the rplF gene encoding 50S ribosomal protein L6 has protein sequence MSRIGKLPIQVPAGVDVTIDGRTVAVKGPKGSLTHTVAAPIEVSKGEDGVLNVTRPNDERQNKALHGLSRTLVANMITGVTAGYSKALEISGVGYRVQAKGSNLEFALGYSHPILIEAPEGITFKVESPTKLSVEGIDKQKVGEVAANIRKLRKPDPYKAKGVKYAGEVIRRKVGKAGK, from the coding sequence ATGTCGCGAATCGGCAAGCTCCCCATCCAGGTTCCCGCCGGTGTGGACGTCACCATCGATGGCCGTACGGTCGCGGTGAAGGGCCCCAAGGGTTCCCTCACGCACACCGTCGCCGCGCCGATCGAGGTCTCCAAGGGCGAGGACGGCGTTCTCAACGTCACCCGCCCGAACGACGAGCGTCAGAACAAGGCCCTCCACGGCCTGTCCCGCACGCTGGTGGCGAACATGATCACCGGCGTGACCGCGGGTTACTCCAAGGCGCTTGAGATCAGCGGTGTCGGTTACCGCGTCCAGGCAAAGGGCTCCAACCTGGAGTTCGCCCTGGGCTACAGCCACCCGATCCTCATCGAGGCTCCGGAAGGCATCACCTTCAAGGTCGAGTCGCCCACGAAGCTCAGCGTCGAGGGCATCGACAAGCAGAAGGTCGGCGAGGTAGCCGCCAACATCCGCAAGCTGCGGAAGCCCGACCCGTACAAGGCCAAGGGCGTCAAGTACGCGGGCGAGGTCATCCGCCGCAAGGTCGGAAAGGCTGGTAAGTAG
- the rplR gene encoding 50S ribosomal protein L18: MAYGVKIAKGDAYKRAALKRRHIRVRKHISGSPERPRLVVTRSNRHIVAQVIDDIAGHTLASASTLDTSIRGGEGDKSAQAKQVGALVAERAKAAGVEAVVFDRGGNQYAGRIAALADAAREAGLKF; encoded by the coding sequence ATGGCATACGGTGTGAAGATCGCCAAGGGCGACGCTTACAAGCGTGCCGCTCTCAAGCGGCGGCACATCCGCGTCCGCAAGCACATCTCCGGTTCGCCGGAGCGTCCCCGCTTGGTCGTGACGCGTTCCAACCGCCACATCGTGGCCCAGGTCATCGACGACATCGCGGGCCACACGCTCGCGTCGGCGTCGACCCTGGACACCTCGATCCGTGGTGGCGAGGGCGACAAGAGCGCCCAGGCCAAGCAGGTCGGCGCCCTGGTCGCCGAGCGTGCCAAGGCTGCAGGCGTCGAGGCCGTCGTGTTTGACCGCGGTGGTAACCAGTACGCCGGGCGGATTGCCGCTCTGGCTGACGCCGCCCGTGAAGCCGGGCTGAAGTTCTAA
- the rpsE gene encoding 30S ribosomal protein S5, whose amino-acid sequence MAGPQRRGSGAGGGERRDRKGRDGGASAAEKTAYVERVVAINRVAKVVKGGRRFSFTALVVVGDGDGTVGVGYGKAKEVPAAIAKGVEEAKKNFFKVPRIQGTIPHPIQGEKAAGVVLLKPASPGTGVIAGGPVRAVLECAGVHDILSKSLGSDNAINIVHATVAALKGLQRPEEIAARRGLPLEDVAPAALLRARAGAGA is encoded by the coding sequence ATGGCTGGACCCCAGCGCCGCGGAAGCGGTGCCGGTGGCGGCGAGCGGCGGGACCGGAAGGGCCGTGACGGTGGCGCCAGCGCCGCCGAGAAGACCGCGTACGTCGAGCGCGTCGTCGCGATCAACCGCGTCGCCAAGGTTGTGAAGGGTGGTCGTCGCTTCAGCTTCACCGCGCTGGTCGTGGTGGGCGATGGTGACGGCACCGTCGGTGTCGGATACGGCAAGGCCAAGGAAGTTCCCGCGGCCATCGCCAAGGGTGTCGAAGAGGCCAAGAAGAACTTCTTCAAGGTCCCCCGCATCCAGGGCACCATCCCTCACCCGATCCAGGGCGAGAAGGCTGCGGGCGTCGTCCTGCTGAAGCCTGCTTCCCCCGGTACCGGTGTTATCGCCGGTGGCCCGGTGCGCGCCGTTCTGGAGTGCGCCGGCGTTCACGACATCCTGTCGAAGTCGCTCGGCTCCGACAACGCGATCAACATCGTGCACGCGACCGTGGCGGCCCTCAAGGGCCTGCAGCGTCCCGAGGAGATCGCGGCTCGCCGTGGTCTGCCCCTTGAGGACGTCGCCCCCGCGGCTCTGCTGCGTGCACGTGCGGGAGCGGGTGCGTAA
- the rpmD gene encoding 50S ribosomal protein L30 — protein MARLKITQTKSYIGSKQNHRDTLRSLGLKRLNDSVVKEDRPEFRGMVHTVRHLVTVEEVD, from the coding sequence ATGGCTCGCCTCAAGATCACGCAGACGAAGTCGTACATCGGCAGCAAGCAGAACCACCGCGACACCCTGCGTTCGCTCGGGCTCAAGCGCCTGAACGACTCGGTTGTCAAGGAGGACCGCCCCGAGTTCCGCGGAATGGTGCACACCGTCCGCCACCTCGTGACGGTTGAGGAGGTTGACTGA
- the rplO gene encoding 50S ribosomal protein L15, producing MAENSPLKAHNLRPAPGAKTAKTRVGRGEASKGKTAGRGTKGTKARYQVPERFEGGQMPLHMRLPKLKGFKNPFRTEYQVVNLDKLATLYPEGGEVTVADLVAKGAVRNNHLVKVLGQGEISVALQVSVDAVSGSAKEKITAAGGTVTELV from the coding sequence ATGGCGGAGAACAGCCCGCTGAAGGCCCACAACCTCCGGCCTGCCCCGGGCGCCAAGACCGCCAAGACCCGTGTGGGTCGTGGTGAGGCGTCCAAGGGTAAGACCGCAGGCCGTGGTACCAAGGGTACGAAGGCCCGTTACCAGGTTCCGGAGCGCTTCGAGGGTGGCCAGATGCCCCTCCACATGCGTCTCCCGAAGCTCAAGGGCTTCAAGAACCCGTTCCGCACGGAGTACCAGGTCGTGAACCTGGACAAGCTCGCGACGCTCTACCCCGAGGGTGGAGAGGTCACGGTGGCCGACCTGGTCGCCAAGGGCGCTGTGCGCAACAACCACCTCGTCAAGGTCCTCGGACAGGGCGAGATCTCCGTGGCACTGCAGGTTTCGGTTGACGCCGTCTCCGGCTCCGCCAAGGAGAAGATCACCGCCGCCGGCGGTACGGTCACCGAGCTCGTCTGA
- the secY gene encoding preprotein translocase subunit SecY, giving the protein MFTAFARAFKTPDLRKKLLFTLGIIVIYRLGAHIPSPGVDYAKVQQCIDQADSGGLLGLMQMFSGGALLQITIFALGIMPYITASIILQLLTVVIPRLEALKKEGQSGTAKITQYTRYLTVALAILQGTGLVATARSGALFQNCSVANQIVADKSVFTTIIMVLTMTAGTAAVMWLGELITDRGIGNGMSILMFISIAATFPGALWAIKESGKLADGWIEFGTVILIGFVMVGLVVFVEQAQRRIPVQYAKRMIGRRSYGGTSTYIPLKVNQAGVIPVIFASSLLYIPALIVQFSNSQAGWATWIQDNFVTGDHPYYIATYFVLIVFFAFFYVAISFNPDEVADNMKKYGGFIPGIRAGRPTAEYLSYVLNRITWPGSLYLGLIALVPTMALAGFGGANQNFPFGGTSILIIVGVGLETVKQIESQLQQRNYEGFLR; this is encoded by the coding sequence GTGTTCACCGCGTTCGCCCGAGCGTTCAAGACGCCCGACCTGCGCAAGAAGCTGCTCTTCACGCTCGGCATCATCGTGATCTACCGGCTCGGGGCACACATCCCGTCTCCCGGGGTCGACTACGCGAAGGTGCAGCAATGCATCGACCAGGCCGACTCGGGTGGCCTCCTCGGTCTGATGCAGATGTTCAGCGGTGGCGCCCTGTTGCAGATCACCATCTTCGCGCTCGGCATCATGCCGTACATCACGGCCAGCATCATTCTCCAGCTGCTGACCGTCGTGATCCCGCGCCTGGAAGCCCTCAAGAAGGAGGGGCAGTCCGGCACGGCCAAGATCACGCAGTACACGCGTTATCTGACGGTGGCTCTGGCCATCCTCCAGGGCACTGGCCTCGTCGCCACCGCCCGGAGCGGGGCGCTGTTCCAGAACTGCTCCGTGGCCAACCAGATCGTCGCGGACAAGTCGGTCTTCACCACGATCATCATGGTCCTGACGATGACCGCCGGAACGGCCGCCGTGATGTGGCTCGGCGAGCTCATCACCGACCGCGGCATCGGCAACGGCATGTCGATCCTGATGTTCATCTCGATCGCCGCCACGTTCCCCGGCGCCCTGTGGGCCATCAAGGAGAGCGGCAAGCTGGCCGACGGCTGGATCGAGTTCGGCACCGTCATCCTCATCGGCTTCGTGATGGTCGGCCTCGTCGTCTTCGTCGAGCAGGCCCAGCGCCGCATCCCGGTGCAGTACGCGAAGCGCATGATCGGACGCCGGTCCTACGGCGGTACGTCCACGTACATCCCGCTGAAGGTGAACCAGGCGGGTGTGATTCCCGTCATCTTCGCCTCGTCGCTGCTCTACATCCCGGCGCTGATCGTCCAGTTCTCCAACTCCCAGGCGGGCTGGGCGACCTGGATCCAGGACAACTTCGTGACGGGTGACCACCCGTATTACATCGCGACGTACTTCGTACTCATCGTGTTCTTCGCCTTCTTCTACGTGGCCATCTCGTTCAACCCCGACGAGGTCGCCGACAACATGAAGAAGTATGGTGGCTTCATCCCGGGTATCCGGGCAGGTCGACCTACTGCCGAGTATCTGAGCTACGTGCTCAACAGGATCACTTGGCCGGGCTCGCTGTACCTGGGCCTGATCGCTCTGGTGCCGACGATGGCGTTGGCAGGCTTCGGCGGTGCGAACCAGAACTTCCCGTTCGGCGGGACGAGCATCCTCATCATCGTGGGTGTGGGTCTGGAAACCGTGAAGCAGATCGAGAGTCAGCTCCAGCAGCGCAATTACGAAGGGTTCCTCCGCTGA
- a CDS encoding adenylate kinase has product MRIVLVGPPGAGKGTQAAYLAENLSIPHISTGDLFRANISQGTDLGKQARAYMDAGQLVPDEVTIGMAKDRMSQPDAVNGFLLDGFPRNVGQAEALDVMLKDEGVKLDAVLDLEVPEDEVVKRIAGRRICRNDSAHVFHATYNKPKTEGVCDTCGGELYQRDDDSEETVRTRLEVYHSQTEPIIDYYRAQGLVVTISALGKVTEVTARAMEALNKPSEG; this is encoded by the coding sequence ATGCGAATCGTCCTCGTCGGGCCTCCGGGTGCCGGCAAGGGAACGCAGGCTGCGTACCTTGCCGAGAACCTGTCGATTCCGCACATCTCCACGGGCGACCTCTTCCGCGCCAACATCAGCCAGGGCACCGACCTTGGCAAGCAGGCCCGTGCCTACATGGACGCGGGTCAGCTGGTGCCGGACGAGGTCACCATCGGGATGGCCAAGGACCGCATGTCCCAGCCGGACGCCGTGAACGGCTTCCTGCTGGACGGCTTCCCGCGGAACGTGGGTCAGGCCGAAGCCCTTGACGTGATGCTCAAGGACGAGGGCGTGAAGCTCGACGCGGTCCTCGACCTGGAGGTCCCCGAGGATGAGGTCGTGAAGCGGATCGCGGGCCGCCGCATCTGCCGCAACGACAGCGCGCACGTCTTCCACGCGACGTACAACAAGCCGAAGACCGAAGGTGTCTGTGACACCTGCGGCGGCGAGCTGTACCAGCGGGACGACGACAGCGAGGAGACGGTCCGGACCCGGCTGGAGGTCTACCACTCGCAGACCGAGCCGATCATCGACTACTACCGGGCCCAGGGTCTGGTGGTGACCATCTCCGCGCTCGGCAAGGTCACCGAGGTGACCGCCCGCGCGATGGAGGCGCTGAACAAGCCCTCCGAGGGCTGA
- the map gene encoding type I methionyl aminopeptidase gives MVQIKTPEQIAKMREAGLVVAAIHAATREAAVPGATTKDLDQVARKVIADHGAKSNFLGYGGFPATICTSVNEVVVHGIPDEKTVLKDGDIISIDAGAIVDGWHGDAAYTAFVGIGHAPELVELSRVTEESMWAGIAAMKANNRLVDISRAIETYIRRQPRPATGKYGIIEDFGGHGIGTEMHMDPHLLNYVSRKRGKGIKLVPGVCLAIEPMVSLGTAQTETLGDDWTVITTDGTWSSHWEHSIALTEQGPLVLTAPDCGRAKLAEYGIEAAPDPLG, from the coding sequence ATGGTGCAGATCAAGACCCCCGAGCAGATCGCGAAGATGCGCGAGGCGGGCCTGGTGGTCGCTGCCATTCACGCCGCCACCCGTGAGGCGGCCGTTCCCGGGGCCACCACCAAGGACCTGGACCAGGTGGCCCGCAAGGTGATCGCCGACCACGGAGCGAAGTCGAACTTCCTCGGGTACGGCGGGTTCCCCGCGACCATCTGCACCTCGGTCAACGAGGTCGTCGTCCACGGCATCCCGGACGAGAAGACGGTCCTCAAGGACGGCGACATCATCTCGATCGACGCCGGGGCCATCGTGGACGGCTGGCACGGCGATGCCGCGTACACCGCCTTCGTGGGCATCGGTCACGCTCCGGAGCTGGTCGAGCTCTCCCGGGTGACCGAGGAGTCGATGTGGGCCGGGATCGCCGCGATGAAGGCGAACAACCGCCTCGTCGACATCTCCAGGGCGATCGAGACCTACATCCGCCGCCAGCCCCGCCCGGCGACCGGGAAGTACGGGATCATCGAGGACTTCGGCGGCCACGGCATCGGCACCGAGATGCACATGGACCCGCACCTGCTGAACTACGTCTCCCGCAAGCGCGGCAAGGGCATCAAGCTGGTCCCGGGCGTCTGCCTGGCGATCGAGCCCATGGTCTCGCTCGGCACGGCGCAGACGGAGACCCTGGGCGACGACTGGACGGTCATCACGACGGACGGCACCTGGTCCTCGCACTGGGAGCACTCCATCGCGCTGACCGAGCAGGGGCCGCTGGTCCTGACCGCCCCGGACTGCGGCAGGGCGAAGCTCGCGGAGTACGGAATCGAGGCGGCTCCGGACCCCCTGGGCTGA
- the infA gene encoding translation initiation factor IF-1, translating into MAKKQGAIEIEGTVIESLPNAMFKVELQNGHKVLAHISGKMRMHYIRILPDDRVVVELSPYDLTRGRIVYRYK; encoded by the coding sequence GTGGCCAAGAAGCAAGGTGCCATCGAGATTGAGGGCACCGTGATCGAGTCCCTCCCGAACGCAATGTTCAAGGTGGAGCTCCAGAACGGTCACAAGGTCCTGGCGCACATCAGCGGCAAGATGCGGATGCACTACATCCGTATTCTCCCGGATGACCGGGTCGTGGTGGAGCTCTCTCCGTACGACCTGACGCGTGGCCGGATCGTCTACCGCTACAAGTAG
- the rpmJ gene encoding 50S ribosomal protein L36 — translation MKVKPSVKKICDKCKVIRRHGRVMVICDNLRHKQRQG, via the coding sequence ATGAAGGTCAAGCCGAGCGTCAAGAAGATCTGCGACAAGTGCAAGGTGATCCGCCGTCACGGTCGGGTCATGGTCATCTGCGACAACCTGCGCCACAAGCAGCGCCAGGGCTGA
- the rpsM gene encoding 30S ribosomal protein S13, translated as MARVSGVDIPREKRVEVALTYVFGIGRTRSKEILASTGVNPDARVRDLAEEDLVKIREYVDANLRTEGDLRREVQGDIRRKIEIGCYQGIRHRRGLPVHGQRTSTNARTRKGPRRAIAGKKKPGKK; from the coding sequence ATGGCACGCGTTTCAGGTGTTGACATCCCGCGCGAAAAGCGCGTGGAGGTTGCCCTCACCTACGTCTTCGGTATCGGGCGCACCCGGTCCAAGGAGATCCTCGCCAGCACAGGCGTGAACCCGGACGCCCGCGTCCGCGACCTTGCCGAGGAAGACCTCGTCAAGATCCGCGAGTACGTGGACGCCAACCTCCGCACCGAGGGTGACCTCCGCCGCGAGGTCCAGGGCGACATCCGCCGCAAGATCGAGATCGGCTGCTACCAGGGCATTCGTCACCGCCGTGGTCTGCCGGTCCACGGTCAGCGCACCAGCACGAACGCGCGTACCCGCAAGGGCCCGCGTCGCGCCATCGCCGGTAAGAAGAAGCCGGGCAAGAAGTAG